TATAGTCATTTAAAATAAGAATGATACAGCGTTGCTTTGCCTTGCCGTACTATGTGTACTGTCTGCGGCTTCGCTGCCTTGTCTCATTCTTATTTTATTCGACTATATAAGAACACGGAACAGCGTTTGGTTTTTCCGCTGTTCTGCTATACAATATATGCCGTCTGCAAATAAAAGGCCGCCGCACGCCGTTTGCAGACGGCTTTTTTCATCTTCTAGGAAGCTCCATGATTAGCAGACTGACCGGCAAACTTATCGAAAAAACACCGCCGCAAATCGTGATTGATGTCGGCGGTGTCGGCTATGAAGTCGATGTTTCCATGCAAACTTTCTACAGTCTGCCGCCGCTGAATGAAACCGTACAACTCTACACCCAACTGGTTGTGCGCGAAGATGCCCACCTGCTGTTCGGTTTCGCTTCCGCCGCCGAACGCGCCACCTTCCGCCAACTGGTGAAAGTCAGCGGTATCGGTGCTAAAACCGCATTAGGCATTTTATCGGCCATGAGTGCGGACGAGCTGGCGCAAGCTGTTGCCGAGGAAGACATCAAACGCCTTTCCTCCGCGCCCGGTATCGGCAAAAAAACCGCCGAGCGCATGGTATTGGAGCTGCGCGGCAAACTGGTTGCCCAAACTGTTACAGACGGCCTGTTTGCCACATCGCAAGAAGCCGACGAAACTGCCGACATTCTCAGCACGCTGCTTGCTTTGGGCTACAACGAGCGCGAAGCCAAAGCCGCCGTCAAAGGCATTCCCAAAGGTACGGATGTCGGCGAAGGGGTAAGATTGGCATTGAAAAACCTGCTGAAATAGCACAAGCAATATCTTACTGCCCATATTGCTTGCCGTACACTCCACAAAATAGCCGCATGGCTTGCGGAGATCTGTTCTCTTACCGCCATCAAGCAAACAAAAAAAGGCCGTCTGCAAAATCGGAATTTGCAGACGGCCTTTTTAAATAATTACGACATCAGTTGTTGCGCGCTCTGCCCATATCGGCAGCAGCGGTAAACAACACATCGGTAGAAGAGTTCAACGCAGTTTCCGCAGAATCCTGAATCACGCCGATGATGAAGCCCACGGCAACCACCTGCATGGAAATATCGTCGGAAATACCGAACAGGCTGCACGCCATCGGAATCAGCAAGAGCGAACCGCCTGCCACGCCGGATGCACCGCACGCGCCGACGGTAGCAACCAAGCTCAACAATAACGCTGTCAGGAAATCAACTTGAATACCCAAAGTATGGGCTGCCGCAAGTGTCAGGACATTGATGGTAATCGCCGCACCCGCCATATTGATGGTCGCACCAATCGGAATGGAGATGGAATAGGTATCTTCATGCAGGTTCAGCTTTTTCGCCAAAGCCATATTTACCGGAATATTGGCAGCGGAAGAACGGGTAAAAAAGGCAGTTACGCCGCTTTCGCGCAAACACATCAAAGTCAACGGATAAGGATTGCGCCGGATTTGCGTCCACACAATCAGCGGATTGACCACCAAGGCGATAAACAGCATACAGCCGAGCAATACCGCCAACAGCTTGGCATAACTTCCCAACGCATCAAAACCGGTTTCCGCAATAGTGGAGGCCACCAAGCCAAAAATACCGATGGGCGCGAATTTGATGACCCATTTGACAATCGTCGAAACGGTATCGGCCAAGTCCGCCACAACCTGACGGGTAGTGTCCGAACTGTGGTAGCGCAACGCCGCGCCCAATATCAACGCCCAAGCCAAGATACCGATATAGTTGGCATCGGCAATCGCGCCGATCGGATTGGATACCAGCTTCAGCAGCAGGGATTTCAATACTTCGACAATACCGGAAGGCGGCGTGGTCGAAACATCGCCGGCATTGGCCAAAATCACATGGGTCGGGAACGCCATGCTGGCCACTACCGCAGTCAGCGCGGCAGCAAACGTACCGATAATATACAGCAGCAGAATCGGTTTGATGTGTGCCTCATTGCCTTTTTGGTGTTGGACAACCGCCGCCAACACCAGCACAAATACCAAAATCGGCGCAACGGCCTTCAGCGCGCCGACAAACAGACTGCCGAGCAAACCGACGGCAAGGCCGGCATTCGGCGCAACCCAACCGATTAAGATACCGAGTATCAACCCGATGAAGATTTGCTTGACCAAGCTGACGCGGTTCACCGCCGACAGCAGAGGATTGGTGGTTGTCATGCTCCTAATCCTTTAAAAAGTGTTAAGAATGGATAATATTCTAAAATAAAACCGTTTTATTTTGTGGAGATTTTCATCTTTATTCCGAGCAAATAAAACAATATTTCAAAAATAATTGCCAATTTAAAATATTATTCCTCAAAACTGCCACACACCAAACAATCTTCCGAAAGCATTGTTCCGCACACAGCCGCCCCGTTTCAGATATTGTCAACGATTCGGGCGTTTCCGTCTGCAGAGGCCGTCTGCAAAACCATATAACCGCACCGGCCTCCGCATTGCATCATTGCGACCGCAACGCCGCGCAACCGTTCGGCACAACGGCATTTTGCAGACGGCCTCTGCAGGCATCAACGCTATTCCACAACCCGCCGCAAATCATGTAAAATCAAATTTTGCGTATTTCCAACGAACTGCCATGAACAAACTGACTCCGCCAGTACTGCTCACCTCGCTTTCGCTTGCCTGTATGCAGGCATTTGCCGCCGATGCGTTTGAGCCGCGCGCGGAGGATTACGAGCCCGTACCCGAATCCGAACTGGCAGCTCCGCCCTCGACCAACACGCAAACCGTCAAACTCGATCCCAAATATCCGGTAGAAATCCGCACCGACAACAGCGAAATCAAAGCCATGCTGGAAGAACACCTGCCGCTGATTACCCAGCAGCAGGAAGAAGAGCTGGATAAAGAGCAAGTCGGCTTTCTGGCAGAAGAAACCCCCGACAACGTCAAAACCATTCTACAAACCAAAGGCTATTTCAACAGCCGTACCGAAATCAGCGACCGCGGCAGCAGCTACCGTGTGGACGTTACCCCCGGGCCGCGCACCAAAGTCGATAACGTCAGCGTTGCGCTGCTTGGCGACATCCTTGCCGGCGACGACTTGGCAGACTACTACAAAAACGCCATGGGAAGCTGGCAGCAGCCTGTCGGCGGCTATTTCGACCAAGACGGCTGGAGCAGCAGCAAAACCTCCGTATTGAGCGCAGTAACCCGCAAAAAATACCCGCTGGCCAAGCTGACCCGCTCACAAGCCACCATCGACCCGAACAACCAAACGGCAGACTTAAACGTCGTTGTCGAAAGCGACCGCCCGATTTACTTCGGCGACTTCAAAATCAGCGGCACACGCCGCTATCCCGAAAGCGTTGTCAAAGGTTTGGCGAAATTCAAACCGGGCGCACCTTACGACTTGGATATGCTGCTCGACTTCCAGCAGGCATTGGAACAAAACGGCCACTACTCCGGCGCAGTCGTCCAAGCGGATTTCGACAATATCGAAGACGACCGCGTACCGGTCAAAGTCGATGTTACCGAAATGAAACGCCACAAACTCGAAACCGGTATCCGCTACGACTCCGAATACGGCTTGGGCGGACGCATCGGCTACGACTATTACAACCTGTTCGACAAAGGCTACATCGGCTCGATAGTGTGGGACATGGACAAATACGAAACCACGCTTGCCGCCGGCATCAGCCAGCCGCGCAACAACCGCGGCAACTACTGGACCAGCAACATCGCCTACAACCGCTCAACCACGCAAAACCTTGAAAAACGCGCCCTTTCCAGCGGCATCTGGTATGTCCGCGAACGCAACGGCATCGATGCGCGGCTGGGCATGGAATTTCTGATTGAAGACCGCAAAGTTCCCGATACCGATTACGACTTGGGACGCAGCCACGCCACCATGCTGACCGCTTCATGGAAACGCCAAAACATCGATACCACCCTGCGCCCTGAAAACGGCTATTATTTGGACGGTAAAATCGGTGCAACCCTCGGCAAAATACTGTCGTCCACCACCATCGCGCGCGCATACGGCGGAGCAGGCTACTTCTACACCCCCGAAAACAAAAAAATCGGTACCTTTATCGCCCGAGGGCAAGTCGGATACGTTTACGCCAAAGACAGCGACGACACACCGTCCGGCCTGTCGTTCCGCACCGGCGGCGCATCTTCCGTACGCGGTTACGAACAGGACAGCATCGGTCTGCGCGGGCCGGCCGGCTCGGTACTGCCCGAACGCGCCCTTGCCGTTGCCAGCTTCGAGTATCAATATCCGATGACCAAAAACCTGTCTGCCGCCGTGTTTCACGATATGGGGGATGTCGCACATTCCTTCAAAGACATGACCCTGCAACACGGCACCGGCTTGGGCTTGCGCTGGTTCAGTCCGGTTGCCCCGTTTGCCTTCGACATCGCCTACGGACACCAAGATAAAAAAATCCGCTGGCACATCAGCTTGGGCACACGCTTTTAAAATGCAGACGGCATAAACATCATTCAGGCCGTCTGCAAAATAAAAATACCGCAAGATGCCGATTAAAATCAGCCTGTTAGCCACACAACCGGCTATGCTGCCATTTTGCAGACGGCCTGTTCCGCCAACAGAAACACAATATTACGATTTGCACCCGATACCATGACCGCCACACCCGACACACCAAACGCCAAGCCGTCTGCAAACGGGCGCAAAGCCCCACCGCACCAAGGCAAGCCCGCCGCCCCCAAACGCCGCCGCCCGCTGCGCGCCTTGGCATGGCTGCTGCTCTGCCTGTCGGCGGTGCTGATTGGCATTGTCGGCTGGCTCGCCTTTACCCCGTCGGGTCTGCGTTTCGGCTTATACACCCTTCCCTCGTGGTTCGGTGTCCACATCACATCAAAATCCTTAGAAGGCACGCTGGTTAACGGTTTCCACGGCGATGACTGGCTGATTGAAACCGAAAGTGCCGACATCAAAATCAGCCGTTTCCGTTTCGGCTGGCAACCGTCCGAACTGTTCCGCCCCAGCCTGCACATTACCGAAATCACCGCAGGCGACATCGCCATCGTGACCAAACCCGTACCGCCGAAAGAAGATACGCCGCCGTCCGGCCTGCCCGACAGCATCGATTTGCCCGCGAGCGTTTATATCGACCGTTTGGAAACCGGCGCAATCAGCATCGGTAAAAACTTCGAGCAACAAACGGTTTACGCAGAAAAAATACAGACGGCATACCGATACGACCGTCAGGAACACCGCCTCGACCTGACCCTGCTCAAATCACCGTGGAGCGAATCCGCCGGTGCGGTTGTTGTCGGTCTGAACAAACCTTACACGCTCAACACCGCTATCTATACCAAAGGCGAATTGGAAGGCGAAACCGTCCACGGCACGCTACGGCTGTGGGGCAGCCTGCAAGATGTCCACACCGATATTATTTTGGACGGCGACAATATCGGCCTGTATGCCCGTTCGACCGTCCGCCCCTTCGCCGCCGCGCTGAATGAAATGCTGGGCGAAGTGCAGGCAAAAGGCTTCAACATCAACCCTTCCGCCTTCCTGCCGTCGCTGCCGAAAGCCCGCCTCAACTTCGATGCCACCGTTATACCTACCCTCAACGGCCATACCGCGCTGGAAGGCTCGATAGACTTGGGCAACAGCGAAGCCGGTTTTGCCGACAACAACGCCATTCCCGTTCGCACCCTGCTGGGCAATTTTACCGTGGACGACAACGGTAACATCCACATCACGGATGCCGAAATCGAACTGCTGCAAAAAGGAACAATCAACATCAGCGGCAACATCGACACCGCTGCCGACCGCCTCGGTTTGGCACTGAACCTCAACGAAGTCGGTGCAGATGATGCCGTCGGCACGAAAATCGCAGGCCGCTTGAACGGCAGCATCAACGTGCAAGGCACAACCGCCTCGCCCGACATTACATGGAATCTCGACAGCGGATCCGCCCGCAGCACCGGCTTGCTGCAAATCGCCACCGATGCACAACACGGGCAGCAAACCCTCCTGCTGGACCACATCAAAATCCTGCCTCAAAACGGTGGCGAATTAAGCGCGTCCGGCTTTCTCGAGCTGTTTCAAAACCAAGCCCTCAAACTCGACATCCGCAGCCAAGCCTTCAATCCCGCACAGATTGACCCGCAACTGCCCGCCGGCAGCATCAACGGCACCATCGCCCTGACAGGCGAGCTGGCCAACCAACGCTACGGCGGCACCATGCAGTTCACGCCCGGCACACTCAATGGCGTATCCCTCAGCGGCAGCGCGGACATACTGTATGAAAACCAACATTTCAGCCGCGCGCTGACCGACCTCAAACTCGGTACCAACGTCATCAAAACCGATGGCAGTTTCGGCAAAAAAAACGACCGCCTCAACCTCAGCATCAGCGCGCCCGACTTATCGCGCTTCGGCTTCGGCTTAAGCGGCCTGCTCAATGCCAAAGGCTACATTGCCGGCGATTTTACAGACGGCCTGAAAACCCTCGATGTCGACATAAACGGACAGGCGCGTGCCTTCCGCCTTGCCGACACCCTCAATATCCGCACGCTGGACTTCAAATTCAAAGGCTCGCCCGACACCGACAAACAGCTTGCTGCCGAATTTAAAGGCGAACAAATCATCTTGGCCGGAGATACCCAAACCGCCATCGACACCGTTAACCTGTCCGTCAACGGCACAGGGTTGAACCACCGTATCCAAGGCGGCGGCAATATGGCCTTAGACGGTAAAAACTACCGTTTGGAAATCGATGCTTCCGGCGGTCTGAACCCGGAGCAGACCCAATGGAAAGGCACGGTCGGCACGCTCAATATCGGCGGCGCATTCAACCTCAGGCTGCAAAACCGCATCAATCTCGAAGCAGGAGCAGAACGTGTTGCCATGAGTCCCGCACAATGGGCGGTGATGGGCGGCAGCCTCAACCTGCAAAGTTTCGTATGGGACAAAAAAACCGGCATCACCAGCAAAGGCAGTGCCCACAACCTGCACATGGCGGAACTGCACAATTTCTACACGCCGCCCGTACCGCATAATCTCGTACTCGGCGGCGATTGGGACGTGTCTTACAGCGAAAACGCGCGCGGCTATCTGAATGTCTCCCGTCAGGGCGGAGACGTTCTGCTGCCCGACAGCAACCAGCCGCTCGGTTTGAGTGCGCTGATGCTCAATACCCGTTTCCAAAACGGCCGTATCGATGCGCGCCTGAACGGTAACACCCGCTTCGGCAAAGCCGACGCCGCCATCGGCATTGCCCAGCAATTTGGCAGTAACATTGCCGCCGCGCCGCTCAGCGGCAAAATCAATCTGGATATTCCCGACTTAACCCCATTCCGCACCTTCCTGCCTAACAGCGCCAAAAACCTGAGCGGCAGCTTTCGCGGCAGCGCGGATCTCGGAGGGCGGGTCTCCTCCCCTACCGTCAACAGCACGCTGGCGGGCAACACCAATTTCGGCACCCTCAACGGTAACGTCAACATCGGTACAAGCAGCAACTTTGCCGACGCACCGTTGTCAGGCCGTCTGCATATTAATGTTGCCGAATTGGAAACCTTCCGCAGCTTCCTGCCCGTCGGCCAAACTGTCAAAGGCAACCTGAATGCCGCCGTCACTTTGGGCGGCAGGCTGAGCGAACCCTTACTCGGCGGCACGCTGAACGGGGAAAACCTCTACTACCGCAATCAGGCTCAAGGCATTATTCTGGACAACGGCGTATTGCGTTCCCGTCTGCAAGGGCAACGCTGGGTCATCGACAGCCTCAAGTTCCACCGTGGTGGTACGGTAGAACTCAGCGGCGGCGTATCCCTCGACAACAACGCGCCCGATGTCGATGTCGATATCGTGTTCGACCGCTACCGCACCCTTTCACGCCCCAACCGCCGGCTGGCATTGAGCGGCAAAGCCAAAGTCCGCTACAACGAAGCACACGGCGTCGCACTTACCGGCGGCCTGAAAGCCGATTTCGGTATGTTCGGTTTCCAAAACGCCTCCATGCCCACCACAGATGACGATGTCGTGATTTTGGGTGAAGAGCACAAAACCCAAACCGCCACCACACCGATTTACATGGATTTGGACATCGACCTGAACGACAATGTGCGTTTCGTTGCCGAAGGATTGAATGTCACCCTTGGCGGCAAGCTCAAACTCAGCGCGCGCCCCAATGAAACCGTACAAGGTGTCGGATCGATTAATGTCGTCAAAGGCAGCTACAAAGCCTACGGACAAGATTTGGAAATTAAAAAAGGCGTGATTTCCTTTGTCGGCCCGCTGACCAACCCCAATCTGAATATCCGCGCCGAACGCCGCCTCTCCCCTGTCGGCGCGGGCGTAGAAGTTTTGGGCAATCTCGACAATCCGCGTATCACGCTGGTTGCCGACGAGCCGATGAGCGAAAAAGACAAGCTGTCTTGGCTGATTCTCAACCGCGCCAGTTCCGGCAGCGACAGCGACAACGCCGCCTTGTCCGCCGCCGCCGGCGCACTCTTGGCAGGACAGCTCAACGACCGTGTCGGCTTGGTGGACGACATCGGCTTTACCAGCCAGCAGAGCCGCAATGCCGAAACCGGCGAAATGAACCCTGCCGAGCAGGTGCTGACCGTCGGCAAACAACTGACCAACGAGCTGTATGCCGGTTACGAATTCGGGATTACCAGCACCAAACAATCGGTCAAACTGGTATACCAACTTACCCGTTCCCTGCAAGCGGTTGCCCGCATCGGCAATCTCTCCAGCGGCGGCGAACTGAAATACTCAATCCGTTTCGATACCCTGCCGTGGCAGAAAAAGCTCAAAGCCGAAGACAAAGCGGCCGAAGCAGCCGAAAGGCAACGCTTTGAACAGCAGCAACGCGAACGGCAAAACCCGTAAGGCCGTCTGCAAAATACAATCCGAAACCTTTGCGAAATTCATGACAAGGGCTGGTCGGAGCGGTTTTTACACCCGCCCGCTTGAGCTTTTTGAAGTGGTCACTTTCAAGGTATTGATTAACTTCGGGCGGGTATAAAACCCGCCCCGACAATCAGTTTTGCTTTATTTCCTGTTTTTGGCAAAGGTCTCAATCCACTACATTCTTTCTTACCGGAAACTGCATGGCGGATTTTATAATCGGATTTCACAAAATGAGACAAGGCAGCAAAGCCGTAGACCGTACAGGCAATGCGGCTCGGAGAGCTTCTTGTTTCAGCAGCTTGGTCAAGTCTCCCAATTTGAGCAAAGTACGGCAACACCGCCTCGCTCTGTGAAATAACCACATCGGCAACCCCCGTCCGCAGTATTGATTTGCCGTCTGTTCGGATAATTCCACAGTACCCGAAGCGCAGCAAGGTGCTGTAAACGGCAGCAAAGACAAAAAGGGAACAAACCCTCAGCATCAAACGGGCAAACCGGCCTGCCGCTTCTTGGCAACAAAGCAGGCATACGGTATTTTTTGAATTTCCAGCCGCAAAAAATCCGCCTGATTATCTGGATAGCAAACCGCTCCCGCCTTTATAATGTCTGCCATGAAACCACAAAAATCCCTACGCGCCCGCGCGATGGACATTTTATCGCGCCAAGAAGTCAGCCGTGCCGGATTACGGCGCAAACTCGCTCCCCACGCGGAAAGCACGGAAGAGCTGGAGCAGGTGCTGGCCGAATTCAGCGAGCGCAACTGGCAATCGGACGAACGCTACGCCGAAGCCTATATCCACAGCAAAAGCCGTCTGCACGGCACTTTGCGCCTGAAACAAGCCTTATCCGCGCAAGGCATAGACGAGGAAATCAGCACACGTTTCCTGCCCGACCGAGACAGCGAACGCCAAACGGCAGCGGCGGTATTGCGGAAAAAGTTCAAACAGCCGGCCGCAGATTTGAAAGAAAAGCAGAAACAAGTACGCTTTCTGGCTTACCGCGGCTTCGATATGGATACCATTCAAACCGCATTACGCTACGCATGGGACGAAGAATACTGGCAGGACGGATACGAATGAAACCGCTCCACGGCAGATAAACCCGCCCGCAGCTTGATGTTACCGCCGAATGATACAGAGCGGCAAACAGCAAACCGCTGCTGATGCGCCAACCTGCTTCTCTTCAAACAATCCCAAAAATAAGGCCGTCTGCAAAATCATCATTTGCAGACGGCCTTTAAACTTGATTCGGCTTCAACGCAGCAATTCATCGGTAATCCGTTGCAGAAACGCCACCCGTTCGGGTTTGACCGCACCGCCTGCCGCCGCTTTTTTATAGTCGAATAAAATAAGAATGAGACAAGGCAGCGAAGCCGCAGACAGTACACATAGTACGGCAAGGCAAAGCAACGCTGTATCATTCTTATTTTAAATGACTATAACTGCACAATCGGGTTCGGCACGGTGGGTACAGTTGTGAAAACGGCAATGTCCGGCCAGATGTTTCAAGTCGGAGAAATGATACGAAACGGCAAACCACAAACCGCTGCTGATATGCCAACCTGCATCTCTTCAAACAATCCCAAAAAATAAGGCCGTCTGCAAAATCCTGTTTTTGCAGACGGCCTTTAAACTTTATTCGGCCTCAACGCAGCAATTCATCGGTAATCCGTTGCAGAAACGCCACCCGTTCGGGTTTGACCGCGCCGTCTGCCGCCGCTTTTTTAACCGCACAATCGGGTTCGGCACGGTGGGTGCAGTTGTGAAAACGGCAGTGTCCGGCCAGATGTTTCAAATCGGGGAAATGGTACAGCAAATCGGCGGCGTTCAAATGGTGCAGACCAAACTCCTGCAGGCCCGGGGAGTCGATTAATCGGGTTTCGCTATCCAAATCATACAGTTGGGCATGAGTGGTAGTATGCTTTCCGGAATCCAGCGCAGCAGAGATGTCGCCGGTGCGGGCGGCTTCGCTGCCCAGCAAAGCGTTGGTCAAAGTAGATTTGCCCATGCCGCTCTGCCCCAAGAAAATATTGGTTTGCCCTTTCAGCAGCGGTTTCAGAAGCTCAACATTATCCAAAGCACACACTTCAACCACTCGGTAGCCTAAAGTTTCGTAAAAACGGAATACTTCCCGCCACGCCGCTGTTTCAGGCAAATCGGCTTTGTTCAATACAATCACGGCCTCTATGCCGGCCGCCTCCGCCGCCAGCAATGCGCGCTGTACCAACAGCTCGCTGGGACTGGGGACGGCAGCGGTTACCACCAGAAGCTGCGTAACATTGGCGGCAATCAGTTTGGTTTTCCATGCGTCCTGACGGTACAGCAGGCTGCGGCGCGGCAGGTAGTCTTCGATAACTGCCTGTTCGCCGTTGATTCTGCTGATACGCACTTCGTCGCCGCAGGCAAAATCGACACGCTTTTTACGGGTGGTGGCCTCGAAAGTCTGCCCGTCCGGTGTGCGTATGATGTAGCGGCGGCCGTAGCTGGTAATGATTTGGGCGGTATCGGTCATGATGTTTTGTAAAGGGGAAAACCGCATTTTATCGTATGTTCGGCTTGATTAGGCAGGTTTGTATTGGAAATGCAGACGGCATAAACGATGATTCAAGCGGTTTCAGACGGCTCTCCGTATGTCCT
The nucleotide sequence above comes from Neisseria animalis. Encoded proteins:
- the rsgA gene encoding ribosome small subunit-dependent GTPase A, coding for MTDTAQIITSYGRRYIIRTPDGQTFEATTRKKRVDFACGDEVRISRINGEQAVIEDYLPRRSLLYRQDAWKTKLIAANVTQLLVVTAAVPSPSELLVQRALLAAEAAGIEAVIVLNKADLPETAAWREVFRFYETLGYRVVEVCALDNVELLKPLLKGQTNIFLGQSGMGKSTLTNALLGSEAARTGDISAALDSGKHTTTHAQLYDLDSETRLIDSPGLQEFGLHHLNAADLLYHFPDLKHLAGHCRFHNCTHRAEPDCAVKKAAADGAVKPERVAFLQRITDELLR
- the sstT gene encoding serine/threonine transporter SstT — encoded protein: MTTTNPLLSAVNRVSLVKQIFIGLILGILIGWVAPNAGLAVGLLGSLFVGALKAVAPILVFVLVLAAVVQHQKGNEAHIKPILLLYIIGTFAAALTAVVASMAFPTHVILANAGDVSTTPPSGIVEVLKSLLLKLVSNPIGAIADANYIGILAWALILGAALRYHSSDTTRQVVADLADTVSTIVKWVIKFAPIGIFGLVASTIAETGFDALGSYAKLLAVLLGCMLFIALVVNPLIVWTQIRRNPYPLTLMCLRESGVTAFFTRSSAANIPVNMALAKKLNLHEDTYSISIPIGATINMAGAAITINVLTLAAAHTLGIQVDFLTALLLSLVATVGACGASGVAGGSLLLIPMACSLFGISDDISMQVVAVGFIIGVIQDSAETALNSSTDVLFTAAADMGRARNN
- the recX gene encoding recombination regulator RecX, which codes for MKPQKSLRARAMDILSRQEVSRAGLRRKLAPHAESTEELEQVLAEFSERNWQSDERYAEAYIHSKSRLHGTLRLKQALSAQGIDEEISTRFLPDRDSERQTAAAVLRKKFKQPAADLKEKQKQVRFLAYRGFDMDTIQTALRYAWDEEYWQDGYE
- a CDS encoding autotransporter assembly complex protein TamA: MNKLTPPVLLTSLSLACMQAFAADAFEPRAEDYEPVPESELAAPPSTNTQTVKLDPKYPVEIRTDNSEIKAMLEEHLPLITQQQEEELDKEQVGFLAEETPDNVKTILQTKGYFNSRTEISDRGSSYRVDVTPGPRTKVDNVSVALLGDILAGDDLADYYKNAMGSWQQPVGGYFDQDGWSSSKTSVLSAVTRKKYPLAKLTRSQATIDPNNQTADLNVVVESDRPIYFGDFKISGTRRYPESVVKGLAKFKPGAPYDLDMLLDFQQALEQNGHYSGAVVQADFDNIEDDRVPVKVDVTEMKRHKLETGIRYDSEYGLGGRIGYDYYNLFDKGYIGSIVWDMDKYETTLAAGISQPRNNRGNYWTSNIAYNRSTTQNLEKRALSSGIWYVRERNGIDARLGMEFLIEDRKVPDTDYDLGRSHATMLTASWKRQNIDTTLRPENGYYLDGKIGATLGKILSSTTIARAYGGAGYFYTPENKKIGTFIARGQVGYVYAKDSDDTPSGLSFRTGGASSVRGYEQDSIGLRGPAGSVLPERALAVASFEYQYPMTKNLSAAVFHDMGDVAHSFKDMTLQHGTGLGLRWFSPVAPFAFDIAYGHQDKKIRWHISLGTRF
- the ruvA gene encoding Holliday junction branch migration protein RuvA; amino-acid sequence: MISRLTGKLIEKTPPQIVIDVGGVGYEVDVSMQTFYSLPPLNETVQLYTQLVVREDAHLLFGFASAAERATFRQLVKVSGIGAKTALGILSAMSADELAQAVAEEDIKRLSSAPGIGKKTAERMVLELRGKLVAQTVTDGLFATSQEADETADILSTLLALGYNEREAKAAVKGIPKGTDVGEGVRLALKNLLK
- a CDS encoding translocation/assembly module TamB domain-containing protein is translated as MTATPDTPNAKPSANGRKAPPHQGKPAAPKRRRPLRALAWLLLCLSAVLIGIVGWLAFTPSGLRFGLYTLPSWFGVHITSKSLEGTLVNGFHGDDWLIETESADIKISRFRFGWQPSELFRPSLHITEITAGDIAIVTKPVPPKEDTPPSGLPDSIDLPASVYIDRLETGAISIGKNFEQQTVYAEKIQTAYRYDRQEHRLDLTLLKSPWSESAGAVVVGLNKPYTLNTAIYTKGELEGETVHGTLRLWGSLQDVHTDIILDGDNIGLYARSTVRPFAAALNEMLGEVQAKGFNINPSAFLPSLPKARLNFDATVIPTLNGHTALEGSIDLGNSEAGFADNNAIPVRTLLGNFTVDDNGNIHITDAEIELLQKGTINISGNIDTAADRLGLALNLNEVGADDAVGTKIAGRLNGSINVQGTTASPDITWNLDSGSARSTGLLQIATDAQHGQQTLLLDHIKILPQNGGELSASGFLELFQNQALKLDIRSQAFNPAQIDPQLPAGSINGTIALTGELANQRYGGTMQFTPGTLNGVSLSGSADILYENQHFSRALTDLKLGTNVIKTDGSFGKKNDRLNLSISAPDLSRFGFGLSGLLNAKGYIAGDFTDGLKTLDVDINGQARAFRLADTLNIRTLDFKFKGSPDTDKQLAAEFKGEQIILAGDTQTAIDTVNLSVNGTGLNHRIQGGGNMALDGKNYRLEIDASGGLNPEQTQWKGTVGTLNIGGAFNLRLQNRINLEAGAERVAMSPAQWAVMGGSLNLQSFVWDKKTGITSKGSAHNLHMAELHNFYTPPVPHNLVLGGDWDVSYSENARGYLNVSRQGGDVLLPDSNQPLGLSALMLNTRFQNGRIDARLNGNTRFGKADAAIGIAQQFGSNIAAAPLSGKINLDIPDLTPFRTFLPNSAKNLSGSFRGSADLGGRVSSPTVNSTLAGNTNFGTLNGNVNIGTSSNFADAPLSGRLHINVAELETFRSFLPVGQTVKGNLNAAVTLGGRLSEPLLGGTLNGENLYYRNQAQGIILDNGVLRSRLQGQRWVIDSLKFHRGGTVELSGGVSLDNNAPDVDVDIVFDRYRTLSRPNRRLALSGKAKVRYNEAHGVALTGGLKADFGMFGFQNASMPTTDDDVVILGEEHKTQTATTPIYMDLDIDLNDNVRFVAEGLNVTLGGKLKLSARPNETVQGVGSINVVKGSYKAYGQDLEIKKGVISFVGPLTNPNLNIRAERRLSPVGAGVEVLGNLDNPRITLVADEPMSEKDKLSWLILNRASSGSDSDNAALSAAAGALLAGQLNDRVGLVDDIGFTSQQSRNAETGEMNPAEQVLTVGKQLTNELYAGYEFGITSTKQSVKLVYQLTRSLQAVARIGNLSSGGELKYSIRFDTLPWQKKLKAEDKAAEAAERQRFEQQQRERQNP